In the Scylla paramamosain isolate STU-SP2022 chromosome 14, ASM3559412v1, whole genome shotgun sequence genome, one interval contains:
- the LOC135107057 gene encoding uncharacterized protein LOC135107057, with the protein MTRLGVRLLLVIVPWLTLLTSLAEGERRPAVRSGQGECERKEVQVRPGQEEWLVSPGHTWPGVADGSQKTCLWTVKAPPGHGVMVELVRLRLRRSRRCSASRVEVVPAGSVTRARTRPLARFCGRIPKTRVWKTTFSEVNIEYKKGKGVRGRGRQADHPGPHSGSRENAAASSSRSQAARDRAERLKRIKALYELYKIRNRQNTSSQRHISREPQSDSSRYYHHSRGYESSGSRRFYRHLDDMEMNENNSTSIYNNDLQIDGDRYIYDLDSNTYSATTGHRHPNDVRVFGVGEPVLFNSNSVIYSKGNKIHPQRGHYVEPELSQQAHRKASGKNSFANSRDNLVKRHRRSPRRHPDTDASQTSRRQQYRVSLKNHLRHSSNSRGRNEIIPNKPTKPTHGGFNDYKKIGYGKSKVSLETHNRRGHPNRLGGGRRGKKGEYFVIKVSTFRTACGGQVDDASGWFANPEYPYKTSEKGSCFWRFKTPMRSHWKLVCKDFVIRKSRDCRRDHLAIRINEAHWSRYCGREGPSLALTSSHHASVDVVLHTFRNRSARVMCTWETTLIDSRGGHWEEMHDRYWWYNLTVATTTTTTTTTTTTTTTTPPPQIVPQGRSCNDYIHLTTEHTMCKSTPSTCSIYQEGVRGSDRQAILESHNTYRAKVARGEEGQGLPGPQYSASDMQQLSWNEELAQVAQAWASACPDYHDCHDCRKVLSRDYYVGQNIFYEWSSTNAGSVWDTAVRLWYEEVKYVPNYLTKRFYSMDHAVIGHYTQLVWAETREVGCGAAYHDCIKVFKGKSWKLKCKIYVCNYGPTGNFLDKPLYTIGPAASACPQGSRPSVQYPGLCNSH; encoded by the exons AATGCGAGCGGAAGGAGGTGCAGGTGCGGCCCGGCCAAGAGGAGTGGCTGGTCTCCCCGGGACACACGTGGCCCGGGGTCGCCGACGGGTCGCAGAAGACGTGCCTGTGGACAGTTAAG gCTCCACCAGGACACGGTGTGATGGTGGAGCTTGTCCGTCTGAGGCTGCGTCGTTCCCGCCGCTGCTCCGCCTCTCGCGTAGAGGTGGTGCCGGCGGGTTCTGTCACTCGTGCCCGCACCCGCCCGCTCGCTAG GTTCTGTGGACGGATCCCCAAAACAAGGGTGTGGAAGACAACATTTTCAGAAGTTAACATCGAATACAAGAAAGGCAAGGGTGTTCGGGGACGAGGACGGCAGGCAGACCACCCAGGGCCTCACTCTGGCAGCAGGGAGAACGCCGCCGCTTCGTCATCCAGGAGCCAAGCAGCACGCGACCGCGCTGAGAGACTCAAGCGCATTAAGGCCCTGTACGAACTCTATAAAATAAGGAACAGGCAGAATACGTCATCCCAGCGGCACATAAGTCGAGAACCGCAATCTGACAGCAGCAGATATTACCACCACAGCAGAGGCTATGAGTCTTCTGGTAGTCGCCGGTTTTACAGACATCTGGACGATATggagatgaatgaaaataattcTACCAGCATTTATAACAATGACTTGCAGATTGATGGCGACCGTTATATATACGACCTGGACAGCAACACTTACAGCGCCACGACTGGACACAGGCATCCCAACGACGTGAGGGTCTTCGGTGTGGGAGAGCCTGTCTTGTTTAATTCAAACTCCGTCATTTATAGTAAAGGAAATAAGATTCATCCTCAACGGGGACATTACGTAGAACCCGAGTTGAGCCAGCAGGCACACCGCAAGGCCTCAGGGAAAAACAGCTTCGCGAACTCCAGGGATAATCTGGTGAAGAGACACCGGAGATCTCCCAGACGCCATCCCGATACTGATGCATCCCAAACATCTCGCCGGCAGCAGTATCGTGTCTCGCTCAAGAATCATCTGAGGCACTCTTCAAATTCTCGCGGCCGTAACGAAATTATTCCTAACAAGCCCACAAAGCCAACACATGGTGGGTTTAATGATTATAAGAAGATTGGATACGGAAAATCTAAAGTATCCTTGGAGACGCACAACAGAAGAGGCCACCCCAACAGGCTCGGGGGTggcaggagggggaagaagggagaatatTTCGTGATCAAG GTGTCCACTTTCCGAACTGCATGTGGAGGACAAGTGGATGATGCAAGCGGTTGGTTCGCTAATCCAGAATATCCGTATAAAACCAGCGAGAAGGGTTCCTGTTTCTGGAGGTTCAAG ACGCCTATGAGGAGTCACTGGAAACTTGTGTGCAAGGACTTCGTGATTCGGAAATCACGCGACTGCCGCCGTGACCACCTGGCCATCAGGATCAACGAGGCACACtggtccag GTACTGCGGGCGAGAGGGTCCCAGCCTggccctcacctcctcccatcACGCCTCAGTGGACGTGGTCCTGCACACCTTCAGGAATCGCTCCGCTAGAGTGATGTGTACTTGGGAAACTACCCTcatag ACAGCAGAGGCGGTCACTGGGAGGAGATGCATGACAGGTACTGGTGGTACAACTTGACGGTGGccaccactacgaccaccaccaccaccaccactaccaccaccaccaccacgccgccaCCACAGATAGTCCCTCAAGGAAG GAGTTGCAACGACTACATCCACTTGACCACGGAGCACACCATGTGCAAGTCAACGCCCAGCACGTGTTCCATATAccaggagggagtgagaggtaGCGACAGGCAGGCCATCCTGGAGTCTCACAACACATATCGCGCCAAGGTGGCCCGCGGGGAGGAAGGCCAAGGGTTGCCTGGGCCGCAGTACTCCGCTTCCGACATGCAACAGCTGTCCTGGAATGAGGAGCTGGCGCAGGTGGCTCAGGCGTGGGCCTCTGCCTGCCCGGACTACCATGACTGTCACGACTGTCGCAAGGTGCTATCCA GAGACTACTACGTTGGCCAGAATATCTTCTATGAGTGGAGCAGTACCAATGCCGGCTCTGTGTGGGACACTGCGGTCAGACTTTGGTACGAAGAGGTCAAGTATGTGCCCAACTACCTCACTAAAAGATTCTA CTCCATGGACCATGCAGTGATCGGCCACTACACGCAGCTGGTGTGGGCCGAGACGCGGGAGGTGGGCTGCGGCGCCGCCTACCACGACTGCATCAAGGTCTTCAAGGGGAAGTCTTGGAAACTTAAATGCAAGATATATGTTTGCAATTATGGTCCAAC cGGCAACTTCCTCGATAAGCCCTTGTACACCATCGGGCCCGCTGCGTCAGCCTGTCCGCAAGGCTCGCGCCCTTCCGTCCAGTACCCGGGCCTTTGCAACTCGCACTGA